ATTAGCACTTATTGCCTCCTCTCTTGTTGTGTTAAATCTTCAAGCAGAGGATATTTCTCATCAAGCTTTGATTGATATTATTGATAGCTATCGCAAAACCGAACTCAAAGAAGTAGAAAGTAAGATTCAAACTCTGCTTTTAAACAAGGATTATTGGCTGAGTGTTTTGCGTGATCAGGATATAACTTATGGATACTATGAAAATAAGGAATATATCTTTGTTTCTAATAAGAGTATCCCCAACCTTTCGCTTTTTCGTTTTTCTAAAGGGGAGCTTGAAGAAATAGGAGTTAGCAGTGCGCTTGTTGGTTCGGGCAAAGGAAACAAAAAAGTCAGTGGAGATTTGACGACTCCTATTGGAGTTTATGATCTACAAAATAAGCTTACAAAACTTGATCAATACTATGGAGCAATGGCTTTTGTAACTTCTTATCCAAATGCTTATGATAAATCATTGAGAAAAACGGGGTATGGAATCTGGATACATGGAATGCCATTAAATGGTAATCGTGATGAGCTCAATACAAAAGGTTGTATTGCAATTGAAAATGAAGATATTAAAATTTATGACAAAAGGATTAAGTTTGACAATACGATCCTTATCACCTATGAGGGAAGCTATATCCCACCAACAAAAGATGAAGTTGCAAATCTTTTGGCACAACTTTACTTATGGAAAGATACTTGGGAAAAAGGGGATTTTGATAATTATATTGCTTTTTATGATTCTAGCTTTAAAAAATCAAATGGCACAAATTATGCAAATTATAAAAAATACAAAAGTCGTATTTTTGCCAAGAATGAAAATAAACAAATCAAAATCTCTTCAATTGACATTACCCCCTACCCTAATGATGAGGGAAAAAGGCTTTTTAGAATCACTTTTAATCAGGAGTATTTGGCTTTAGATAAAAAACAAAAGGTTTCTTATCGCTCTAGTGGCAAAAAAGAGCTTTATGTCATCTTGCTTGAGGATGGTAGTATGTCAATATTGCTTGAAGAATAAAAATTGACATATATTAATATATGTCACAAATCTTTGCGTTGCTTCCCTGTAATTATAAATGTATAAAAACATTTTCTAAAAAACCTCTGCCCCCCCCCCTTTTTTTTTGAAATTTCTAAGAGTGTAAAGAAAGGGTATAGTTTTTGATTGCATCCATGCCTTTTGTTTTAGCTTCAAGATATATTTTGGATACAAATTCCCAATTTGCAAAATCCCAAAATTTTGTCAAGTAATTTGGTCTTGCATTTTTATAATCAATATAGTATGCATGTTCCCAAACATCCACTACAAGCAATGGAATCTTGCCTTCAGTCATTGGAACTTGCGCATTGCTTGTTTGTAGAATTTCTAATTTTTCTCCATTTAAAGCAAGCCAGCACCACCCAGCTCCAAAAAGAGTTGTCGCTTTATTGATAAATTCCTCTTTAAATGCTTCAATGCTATTAAAGTCTTTTTCAATTGCATTTTTGAGTTCAGAGCTCATTGGAGTTGCTTTTGGCGAAATGCAATCCCAAAAGAAATCATGGTTAAAAACTTGTGCTGCATTATTGAAAATTCCCCCATTTGATTTGAGAATAATTTCGAGTAAATTTGCATTTTCAAATTCACTTCCAGCAATAAGATTGTTGAGATTATTGACATAAGTTTGATGATGTTTTCCATAATGATATTCGAAAGTTTTTGCACTCAAAAAATCTGCAATTTCTTCTTGTGCGAAAGGTAAATTTCTCAATTGAAACATTTTACTTCTCCTTTTTTATTCTTCACGCTCAAAGGCGAGAATGTATTATAAGCGACAAAAATTTGCTTTTGTTATAATTTTGCAAATATTTTTTAAGGTTTCTAGAATGCGAATCTATCCCTATTCTTTGACTCCAATTAATTTTCATTTTGTTCAGTCAGCTAGAGATTTTATTGTAAAAGAGATTCCTCTCTATGAGTGGAGTAATCATGGAGAGCATCTTGTTTTACAGATTCGGAAAAAGGGATTAAGCACTCCGGAAATGATTCAGATTTTGTGCGATGTTCTTGGATGTAGACATAAAGAGATTGGTTATGCTGGTTTGAAAGACAAAAATGCTCTAACGACACAATTTATTTCTATTCCCTACTCTCTCTATTCAAAATTAAAAGAATCTCAAAATATTTTAAGCCAAAAGAATCTTAAAATCCTTTCTATTCATCGACATAACAATAAAATCAAAATCGGCCATCTTAAGGGAAATTCTTTTTTTATCCGTTTAAAAAAAGTTCTTCCACAGGATCTAGAGAAAATATATAGCATATTGGAAAAAATTTCCACAGAAGGGATGCCCAATTACTTTGGCTATCAGCGTTTTGGAAAATTTGGAGACAACTATCTTAAGGGGAAAAAGATTGCACATGGAGAGAAAAAGTTGCGTGATCGAAGCTTGTCTGATTTTCTCATCTCTAGCTACCAGAGCTATCTTTTTAATCAATGGCTAAGTCACAGAATCAAGCTTTGCTCAATTTTGAAAAATTTTTCAAAGCAAGAAGCATTTAGGGGGATTAAAAAAAGCTTAAAAATTGAACTAACTCTTGATGAAATAGAGAATCTTCAGGGGCAAAAAACTTTTTTTAAAATCTTAGATGGCGATGCACTGCATCATTATCCTTTTGGAAAACTATTTTTTTTAGACAAGATCACGCAAGAAGAGAGTCAGAGGTTTTATCTGCATAATATTGTTCCTTGCGGGATTTTAGATGGACAAAAGATTACATATCCTTCTAAACTTGCACTTAAATTTCAAGAAGATTTTTTAGATTCCAAAATTCAAGAAGCGGGAAGTTATCGTTTTGCTTGGGTTTTCCCACAAAGATTGCAGTATCGCTACATTCAAGAAAAAGCACATTTGGAACTTTCTTTTGAGCTCCCCAAGGGATCCTATGCAACAATTTTGCTTGAAACTTTAGCAAATCAAGAATTAAGTGGAGAAAGTGATGTTTGAAGATTTTTTTTATTTTTTATGTCAAGAAATTGGAGAAAATCCCCAAAGAGAGGGACTTAAAAATACTCCACAAAGACTTAGAGATTCTTATTTTGAACTTTTGAGTGGATACCATCAAGATCCTAAAAGTATTTTTCTTTCTACTTTTTGCGAGATTCCCTACAATGAAATGATTATTGTTCGAGATATTGATTTTTTTTCACTTTGTGAGCATCACTTGCTTCCTTTTTTTGGTCACATTAGCATTGGCTATATCCCAAGAGAAAAGATTGCAGGGATTGGCGATTTTGCAAAGCTTGTTGAAGTTTTTGCAAGACGCCTGCAAACACAAGAAAATCTTACATACCAAATTATTGAATCAATTATGGAGGAACTCAATCCAAAGGGTGCAATGCTTGTGTGTAAGGCAACGCATTTATGTATCAGTATGCGAGGTAGAGAGAAAAAGAACTCTACGCTTCTTACAAGTGCAGTTCGTGGAGTTTTTAAAGAAGATTCTAAAACTAGAGCAGAATTTTTGGAACATTTAAAAAAGGATTAATAAAGCTTCATTGTAATAACCAGAGATTCTAAACAAAAAGATGTAACAGTGTTTTGCAACCTTATTATTTAGGTAATGTTTATTTTACCTTTTGAGATCCTCAATCAAAGAATAAACGAGATTATCATTTAATTTTTGATAAATCTCTACTAATAATTTATAAAAATTGATAATAAATTCTAATTATTTTATTTTTTCTTTTAAGTTTTTAAAAATCCTGTTTCATAGTTTACAAAACATGCCTATTATATATCTAACACTTAAAACACTAAAAGGATATATACTTATGAAAAAACTTCTGTATACATTGCCTATAAACCCTTGGATGGAATACTTTTCTGCAATTAAAGTTTGTTATTTTTATCATGACTTTGTTCAAAAATAATTTAGTCATTTTCGTGATTTATTAGAAGTTATTATTAAATTTCAGAATATTTTATTGGGTCTCTTTAAAGAGACCCAAAAGAGTGTTTTAAATAACTTTCTTACAAATTAAGTGTTTCCTAAAAGAAGTTTCTATTATTGTTACCAATCCCCCCTTCTTTATGGGGGAGGGTATGAGATTTGGACCTAAATTACCTGATTGTTGATGAATTTTGTAGCTCGTAGCCCTAGTGGGAAACTAGCAGAAACCTAGCCAATCTGTAATCAGTTCAACATTGATCCATGGCATATTATATTTCAATAAAGAAACATCTAAAATAGAAAGCTAAGCACAGCACGTTTTGGAGCAAATATTTTAAATGCTATTTCACCTTCTCAACATATTCACCTGTTTCAGTATTGACACGAATGACTTCACCCTCAAGGACATGAAAAGGAATCTGAACTACAGCCCCACTTTCAAGAGTAGCTGGTTTTTTACCTCCACTTGAAGTGTCGCCCTTAAAATTTGGGGCAGTTTCAGTAATTTGCAATTCTACAATCTGTGGAACATCAACAGAGATGGCTTTGTTGTTATGAAATAAAATTTGCACACTCATTCCATCAATCATCCATTTTGCAACATCTCCAACCTGATTGTCGCTGAGTGCAATTTGCTCATAAGTTTCTGTATCCATAAACTGATAGCTTTCTCCATCGTGATAAAGAAACTGCATGCTTTTTTCTTGCAAATTGGGCTCATCGCACTTATCTCCAGCGTGAAAGGTCTTCTCAATAACCTTTCCATCAAGAAAAGATTTAATCTTTGCTCGCACAAACGCTGCACCTTTTCCTGGTTTAACATGTTGATATTCGGTGATGCGATAGGGAATCCCATCAATTTCAATTTTTAATCCTTTTTTTAATTCACTCATACCAATTGCCATTTTTTTCCTTTAAATTTTATTTGCACTTCCAAGAAGTTTCATGCGATCTATAATTACAGATTTGACAGCAGACATTGCTGGAGTGAAAAATTTTCTTAAATCAAATTCCGAATTATTTTCATTGGCAACTTTTCTTACTTCAGCCATAAATGCAATACGCAAATCTGTATCTGTATTGATTTTATTGATCCCCCCTCTAACAGCCTCTTTTAGAAATTCAAATGGAACACCTTTGCTTCCCTTAAGATCTCCTCCACTTTGCAGAAACGATTCTCTTACAGATTGAGGAATTGCACTTGCTCCATGAAGAACTAGAGGAATATTTGTCAATCTCTTAACTTCAAGTAAACGCTCAAAGTCAAGTTTAGGTTCACCCTTAAATTTAAAAGCCCCATGACTAGTGCCAATTGCTGGCGCTAAAAAATCCACTTTGCTTTCTTTGACAAAAACTTCAGCTTCCAAGGGATTGACAAGACAGGCATCTTTTTCATCTACAGAGATATTGTCTTCAATCCCCATCAATCTTCCTAGCTCTGCTTCAACGCTTACACCATGCGAATGTGCAAAATCAACAACTCTTTTGGTGATTTCTAGATTTTCCTCAAATGAGTGATGAGATGCATCAATCATAACAGAAGTAAAACCTGCTTCAATTGCATTTTTGCAGCTTTCAAAGCTTGTTCCATGATCAAGATGTAGGGCTACTGGAATATGCGGATACTTCTGTGCAAAAAGTTTGGTCATCCCCACCACCATATCAATCCCCATATATTTAATAGCCCCTTCGCTTGCTTGGACTATTAGAGGTGAAGATGCTTCATGTGCAGATTCAAAAATACTTTTAAGTATTTCAAAATTAACAAAATTAAAAGCACCTACCCCATAACTCTCTTTGTGAGCTTTTACTAGAATTTCGCTAGCAGAAATCAACATTTATAAATCCTTTGTTAGATTTATTTGATAGGCTCAACTTTAACTTTGGCTTTTTTTCTCATTTCCGCCATTTCTTGTTGAAGCATTTCTCCAACCTTTTGATTCTTTAAGTTGTTTTCAATCACTGTTTGTGCCTGATCGAAACTAATTGTTTTTGGCTCAGTTTTGTCTTGAAGATAGATAATGTGATAACCTGCTTCAGTTTGAATTGGTTCGGTTGTAATGCTTCCGGGTTTTAATCCAAAAACAGCCTCAGTAAATTGTGGAAGCATTTGATTTCTATTTACTGTTCCCAAATCTCCACCATTTTGACTTTTTTGAACACCCGGATCAATTGACTTCTTATTGGCCATTTCAATAAATGCTTTTAAAAGAGCATCACCTTTTTTCTTTTTGAGATCATTAATAATATCTTGAGCTTCTTTTTCAGTTTTTACAACAATCATTCTTGCTTGTGCTTGTTGTTCAATAAAAAGATTCTTATTGGAATCGTAGAATTTTTTTGCATCCTCTTTTCCAATCTTTACTTCAGAAGCGAATTTTTGTTGTTGTTGTTTAACCCACAAGTCAATTGCAAGATTGTTGCGAATCATATTAAGCGCTTCTTTGTATTCTTTGGTGTTGTCAATTTTGTCTTTTTTTGCAGCAAGGAGCGCCAATTTTCTTTCGATAAGTTGATTGATCGCCATCTCTTTGTCTTGTTTGGAAAGCTTATCAAAATCAAAACCTGGAATAACTTGTTTGAAAAATTCCATATCTTTTTCTGTCACCTTTTGTCCATCAACGGTTGCATACACCTCTGCATTCGCCAATGTGACACAAAGCATTCCTGCCACAACAGAACTTACTAAAAACTTCCTCATCATGCTTAAATCCTTTTCAAGAAAATCATCTAAATGCAATAAAACGCATTGATTTACTTATTTTACTATGAAAAGCTTTTTCTTGGGTTGTATCTCTATTGACTTTTGAGGAAAGCGATTGTTTTTTGAATATTTTGAAATGGGGAAAGAATCTTATTGATGCGTTGATCAAAAGCAGAAAATGTTGTTTTGCCCAAGGCAATGGCTGTATAAGTTGAGTTCCAAGCAAAAAGACTTGAAAAAAATCTATAGGCACTAGGTGCTGTAAAAATCAGATAGGATCCATTTGGGGGAGGTTGAGCATCTAGGACTTCTGCACATCGATTCTTATAGACAATCTGAGATTGGAGAAGTATTCCATGTTTGAGAAGTGTCTGATCAAGACTAGATGCAATCTCTTCTCCTCGTAGATAAAGGCATTTTTTTTTCGCAAGAAAGCCAGCAATCTCTTTGCAAAAATCTTGAGCATGAGAGCTTGTTGAAATATACTCAACCCGCCCACCAAACTCTTGGAGTGTTTTTGCACTCATTTCACCAATAACATAACTTGGAATTGTCTTCCAAATTTCCATACTAGGATATTTTGTTGCACTTTTTTCTAGAGATCTAATTGCATTTTTTGAGGTAAAAATCAGACAATCAATTTCGGTGAGATCTAAATAAAACTCAATCATTTCAATCTCACCAACAACAAGACTAGGAATGAAATTATAAGCCTGATATCCTACGACAATAATTTCATTCTGCATCAATTTGCACTCTATGCTTTTTTTAAGAAGCAAGTCTTAAGAACAATTATTCCAGATTTATCTACTTTGCCCTCGATTTCATCCTCTTTTTCTGTTAGACGAATATTTTTGACAATAGCCCCTCTTTTTAGCGTCAATGAAGAACCCTTAACCTTTAAATCTTTGATGACTTGAACATTGTCTCCAGCTTTTAATATATTTCCATTGCAATCTTTGACATTCATCCTTATTCCTTTTTGATGTATTTTTTAAATTTTATCAAAAACTATAGGCAAGCCAAATGCTTCCAATAGCGTGAAGATTCTCTTGTTGTCTAAATTCTCTTGTCGTGCAAACGGCCATATAACTTAGAGATAAATTTCCTGAAACAAAACTGATCCCCCCAATCATATGTCCCACCCAGTGATTAAGAATCGCATTTCTTGGATAAGGATCGTGGCTAAATAAATTCCCCTCAATGGCCATTTTTCTTGCTACATACGATCCACCTAATCCAAAGAAGCCAAAAAAACCAATTCCATCACCATATACACGCCCATTTTGCAATCCCCCATTTTCTCCAATCACTCCTTGAGGCAAGAAGGTTGTTTTAAGATTGTAACCCAAACGTAAAAAGGTTGTGAGCTTTCCATAGATATTTGCATTGCCAAATGCAAGCTCTATGGTTGGTGATACCTCTATGTCAAAATAAGTGCTTTGATATAGAAAATGTTTATAACTCCATTCATAATAGAGATTGACAATCCATTCATTTTGGATTTGTGTCATCCAGCCCGAAAGTAGTCCTACATCCAAAGCAGTATGGATTGCATCTTGAGCTTGTTTCCCCATCGCCATCTTTCCAGCAATACCAATACGTATGCCAAGCCCTTCTAGCATGTTCTCTTGTCTGTGATGGATCCCAAAAATAAAGCTTAAAAAACCTGCATATGGATGATCATCTAAGGGAGGATATAGGTCAAATTTATTTTTTGGTGCATAGATGCTTTGAGAAAGCTGAAGACTAAAAGAGGTTTCTCCCGAAATAAAGCCAAAAGTATTAAGCCATCCATAATCACCTTCTTTTGAAGCATAGGTGAGACTATGTCCAGCTGTATAATATCTATCGATCATTGAATCTACATAAGCATCATTTTGTGTAATAAAAGATAGAAAATGTTTCTCATATGGTTGAGCTTGAAGCAATATCCCCAAACTGAAAAAAAATCCAAAAAGCCTTTTATTCATTTAAAAACTCCAAGAAAAAACCAAACTACCAACACCATGAGCTCGATCTTGCTCCCTAAATTCTTTGCTGATATAAAAAAATTCATAAGAGAAAGACATATTGCCAGAAACAATTGCTAGGCCCCCAACCAATCCCCCAACCCAAGGAAGAATCTCTGCTCTTTTGAAAGAAAAGGAATTCCCCTCGATAAACATTTTCCTTGCGACATATCCACCATAACTTCCCAAAAAAAGGTAATATCCAAGACCATCTGCATAAACTCTTCCGGTATTAGACCCTCCATTTTCTCCAGCAATTCCTTGAGGCAAAAAAGTGCTTGAAAGATGATGTCCGATTCGAAAAATTGCTCCGCCTTTAATGTAGATATTTGCATTTCCTAAAGCGGTATCAATATAGGGCAAAAGATCTAAGGAAAAAACTCCAAATTCTGCAAGTAATACTCGATAAGTCCAATCGTAATGGAGATTGATAATAGGCTCAATCTCAATCTGTGTTCCCCATCCAGGCAAAATAACAGTTCCAAAAAGATTATGCACAAAAGTTTGCACTTCTTTTGCAAAAGATGGCCATCCAGTGATTCCAATCCGGATTCCAAGATTTTCTAGAGCATTTTCATTGCGATGATGCCACAAAAAACCAATGTTTAAATATCCTGCATATGGATGACTTCCCTTTGGAGGATTTGGATCATGTCGATCTTTTGGAGTATAGATGCTTTGGTTGATCACAAAACTCCAAGAAGTGTTTCCTTTTAAAAAGCCTATTTTGTCAAGGATTCCATATTTTCCCTCTGGAGAGCTATAAAGGATCCCATGTCCTGCGGTGTAATAACGATCAATCTTGACATTAAAATAAGAATCATTTTGAGTAATAATAGAAAAAAAGTGCTTTTGGTAGAGGGGGATCAAAGTTTTTTTATTTTGAAGATGTTGTAGATCCTCTTTGGTTTCTGCAGAAATAGCATCGCATAGACTCATTGCAGTTAGCAAATAGCCAATCAATTTAATTTGTTTTTTGTTTTTATAGTGTGACAAATTGATATTTTCCTAAATGAAATTTCGTACAAGTGCCCCCAAATCCAAACCATTTAGCTCTTGATGCTTGCATGCATCATAAATCCCTTGGGATCCCTCCACAAGATCTTTACTTGAAATTCCATGCCCAATAGAAATCCTAGCCTCCAAAAAAGCACTAAGACGATCGCAAAATTTCATAAATTCTCCACAAACAGGATTGTCCTCATCTCGATTGTGAAACTTGATCAAGTCCTCTGCGCTTTCTGCTTGGTAGACTAAATGCTCAACTTTGTAGCGATTGCTAAATTCTTGTTGCGTAAAATACAAAATGTCTTCAGCGATATTGGATGGCACAAAAGAAAGAATCTTTTCTTTAACTGCTTCTTCTTCAATGCGTTTAATCTGCCCATCAAGGCCCTTAACGCTTCTTTTGATGGGGGAAATGATATCGCGTGTAAGAATCTCTGGTAAATCATGAAAAAGTCCGCACAAAAAATGATTGATTCGCATTTGCTTACACACATTTAGATCAAGGCTCAAAAAGTATCCCAAAATTGCAACAACTAAAGTATGTCCCAAAACACTTGTCTCTGGAACTCTTGGAGTTTGACTCCAGCGCTTTTGAAATCTGAGTTGTCCAAACATAGCGATCAATTCTTGAGATTTTTTATAAAGCGTAATATGGGCAATTCCTGTAAGATGATAAAATTGCTCCACTTCTTGATCGATAATCTTTTTGATATTTTCAACATCATACATATATGGATTGAAATGATAAATAATATCAAACTCCCATTTTGAGGCATAAAAATGGGAGGCTCTAAGAATCTCTGTTTCAATACACTTAGGGGGAGATTTTAAATAAGATTCTAAATCCTCTAGCATTCCAAATGGAGCAAGCTCCAAATGCAATTCCTGTACAACAAAATCAGCCAATTCATTGCGGTGATGCTTTTGAAGCTTGTGAAATACGGGGGGTTTGATATCTGTAAGCACCATTCTTTCAAAAAATTCAAAACAAAAATACAGAATCAATTTTTCCCAGTCAATTTGAATATTTCTTGTATGTTCTTCATAAGAAGCCAAAAAATAAGCAATCAGCATTTTATGAGCCTGTTTATCAAGCTCTACAAATTCCACAGGACACGCTTGATCATTCCAGCGTCTAATGGAGGCAGAAATAAATATTTTACGAAGAAAATCTGAAGTGATACGAGGGGTTTGCATCACACAAAAGCCTCATCAATCGCTTGACACAAAAGATGGATAATCAAAATATGCATCTCTTGGATTCTTGGGGTATCACAAGAGGGAATCACAAGGTGCATATCACATACTTCATTCATTTTTCCTCCCCCCTTACCACTTAAACCAATACATTGGCACCCCAATTCTTTTCCTGTTTTTAGTGCATTGATCACATTAAGAGAGTTTCCACTTGTAGAAATTCCAAAGACAACATCCCCCTCCTCTGCTAATGCCTCAACTTGACGAGAAAATACAAAATCAAATCCATAATCATTGCCAATAGCTGTGAGGGCTGATGTATCTGTACTGAGTGCAAT
The DNA window shown above is from Helicobacter kayseriensis and carries:
- the efp gene encoding elongation factor P produces the protein MAIGMSELKKGLKIEIDGIPYRITEYQHVKPGKGAAFVRAKIKSFLDGKVIEKTFHAGDKCDEPNLQEKSMQFLYHDGESYQFMDTETYEQIALSDNQVGDVAKWMIDGMSVQILFHNNKAISVDVPQIVELQITETAPNFKGDTSSGGKKPATLESGAVVQIPFHVLEGEVIRVNTETGEYVEKVK
- a CDS encoding peptidylprolyl isomerase, with the protein product MRKFLVSSVVAGMLCVTLANAEVYATVDGQKVTEKDMEFFKQVIPGFDFDKLSKQDKEMAINQLIERKLALLAAKKDKIDNTKEYKEALNMIRNNLAIDLWVKQQQQKFASEVKIGKEDAKKFYDSNKNLFIEQQAQARMIVVKTEKEAQDIINDLKKKKGDALLKAFIEMANKKSIDPGVQKSQNGGDLGTVNRNQMLPQFTEAVFGLKPGSITTEPIQTEAGYHIIYLQDKTEPKTISFDQAQTVIENNLKNQKVGEMLQQEMAEMRKKAKVKVEPIK
- a CDS encoding alkylphosphonate utilization protein; amino-acid sequence: MNVKDCNGNILKAGDNVQVIKDLKVKGSSLTLKRGAIVKNIRLTEKEDEIEGKVDKSGIIVLKTCFLKKA
- a CDS encoding L,D-transpeptidase Cds6 family protein, with amino-acid sequence MKKLALIASSLVVLNLQAEDISHQALIDIIDSYRKTELKEVESKIQTLLLNKDYWLSVLRDQDITYGYYENKEYIFVSNKSIPNLSLFRFSKGELEEIGVSSALVGSGKGNKKVSGDLTTPIGVYDLQNKLTKLDQYYGAMAFVTSYPNAYDKSLRKTGYGIWIHGMPLNGNRDELNTKGCIAIENEDIKIYDKRIKFDNTILITYEGSYIPPTKDEVANLLAQLYLWKDTWEKGDFDNYIAFYDSSFKKSNGTNYANYKKYKSRIFAKNENKQIKISSIDITPYPNDEGKRLFRITFNQEYLALDKKQKVSYRSSGKKELYVILLEDGSMSILLEE
- the folE gene encoding GTP cyclohydrolase I FolE yields the protein MFEDFFYFLCQEIGENPQREGLKNTPQRLRDSYFELLSGYHQDPKSIFLSTFCEIPYNEMIIVRDIDFFSLCEHHLLPFFGHISIGYIPREKIAGIGDFAKLVEVFARRLQTQENLTYQIIESIMEELNPKGAMLVCKATHLCISMRGREKKNSTLLTSAVRGVFKEDSKTRAEFLEHLKKD
- a CDS encoding HD domain-containing protein; amino-acid sequence: MQTPRITSDFLRKIFISASIRRWNDQACPVEFVELDKQAHKMLIAYFLASYEEHTRNIQIDWEKLILYFCFEFFERMVLTDIKPPVFHKLQKHHRNELADFVVQELHLELAPFGMLEDLESYLKSPPKCIETEILRASHFYASKWEFDIIYHFNPYMYDVENIKKIIDQEVEQFYHLTGIAHITLYKKSQELIAMFGQLRFQKRWSQTPRVPETSVLGHTLVVAILGYFLSLDLNVCKQMRINHFLCGLFHDLPEILTRDIISPIKRSVKGLDGQIKRIEEEAVKEKILSFVPSNIAEDILYFTQQEFSNRYKVEHLVYQAESAEDLIKFHNRDEDNPVCGEFMKFCDRLSAFLEARISIGHGISSKDLVEGSQGIYDACKHQELNGLDLGALVRNFI
- a CDS encoding uroporphyrinogen-III synthase, coding for MQNEIIVVGYQAYNFIPSLVVGEIEMIEFYLDLTEIDCLIFTSKNAIRSLEKSATKYPSMEIWKTIPSYVIGEMSAKTLQEFGGRVEYISTSSHAQDFCKEIAGFLAKKKCLYLRGEEIASSLDQTLLKHGILLQSQIVYKNRCAEVLDAQPPPNGSYLIFTAPSAYRFFSSLFAWNSTYTAIALGKTTFSAFDQRINKILSPFQNIQKTIAFLKSQ
- the gmhA gene encoding D-sedoheptulose 7-phosphate isomerase, yielding MKLKIKQEFQEHIQTTQKSLEELQSLICEVSNLLINTLKQKKKILICGNGGSAADAQHFSAELTGRYKLERRGLPAIALSTDTSALTAIGNDYGFDFVFSRQVEALAEEGDVVFGISTSGNSLNVINALKTGKELGCQCIGLSGKGGGKMNEVCDMHLVIPSCDTPRIQEMHILIIHLLCQAIDEAFV
- a CDS encoding superoxide dismutase, producing MFQLRNLPFAQEEIADFLSAKTFEYHYGKHHQTYVNNLNNLIAGSEFENANLLEIILKSNGGIFNNAAQVFNHDFFWDCISPKATPMSSELKNAIEKDFNSIEAFKEEFINKATTLFGAGWCWLALNGEKLEILQTSNAQVPMTEGKIPLLVVDVWEHAYYIDYKNARPNYLTKFWDFANWEFVSKIYLEAKTKGMDAIKNYTLSLHS
- a CDS encoding lipid A deacylase LpxR family protein, which gives rise to MNKRLFGFFFSLGILLQAQPYEKHFLSFITQNDAYVDSMIDRYYTAGHSLTYASKEGDYGWLNTFGFISGETSFSLQLSQSIYAPKNKFDLYPPLDDHPYAGFLSFIFGIHHRQENMLEGLGIRIGIAGKMAMGKQAQDAIHTALDVGLLSGWMTQIQNEWIVNLYYEWSYKHFLYQSTYFDIEVSPTIELAFGNANIYGKLTTFLRLGYNLKTTFLPQGVIGENGGLQNGRVYGDGIGFFGFFGLGGSYVARKMAIEGNLFSHDPYPRNAILNHWVGHMIGGISFVSGNLSLSYMAVCTTREFRQQENLHAIGSIWLAYSF
- a CDS encoding class II fructose-bisphosphate aldolase, producing the protein MLISASEILVKAHKESYGVGAFNFVNFEILKSIFESAHEASSPLIVQASEGAIKYMGIDMVVGMTKLFAQKYPHIPVALHLDHGTSFESCKNAIEAGFTSVMIDASHHSFEENLEITKRVVDFAHSHGVSVEAELGRLMGIEDNISVDEKDACLVNPLEAEVFVKESKVDFLAPAIGTSHGAFKFKGEPKLDFERLLEVKRLTNIPLVLHGASAIPQSVRESFLQSGGDLKGSKGVPFEFLKEAVRGGINKINTDTDLRIAFMAEVRKVANENNSEFDLRKFFTPAMSAVKSVIIDRMKLLGSANKI
- a CDS encoding lipid A deacylase LpxR family protein; this encodes MSHYKNKKQIKLIGYLLTAMSLCDAISAETKEDLQHLQNKKTLIPLYQKHFFSIITQNDSYFNVKIDRYYTAGHGILYSSPEGKYGILDKIGFLKGNTSWSFVINQSIYTPKDRHDPNPPKGSHPYAGYLNIGFLWHHRNENALENLGIRIGITGWPSFAKEVQTFVHNLFGTVILPGWGTQIEIEPIINLHYDWTYRVLLAEFGVFSLDLLPYIDTALGNANIYIKGGAIFRIGHHLSSTFLPQGIAGENGGSNTGRVYADGLGYYLFLGSYGGYVARKMFIEGNSFSFKRAEILPWVGGLVGGLAIVSGNMSFSYEFFYISKEFREQDRAHGVGSLVFSWSF
- the truD gene encoding tRNA pseudouridine(13) synthase TruD — its product is MRIYPYSLTPINFHFVQSARDFIVKEIPLYEWSNHGEHLVLQIRKKGLSTPEMIQILCDVLGCRHKEIGYAGLKDKNALTTQFISIPYSLYSKLKESQNILSQKNLKILSIHRHNNKIKIGHLKGNSFFIRLKKVLPQDLEKIYSILEKISTEGMPNYFGYQRFGKFGDNYLKGKKIAHGEKKLRDRSLSDFLISSYQSYLFNQWLSHRIKLCSILKNFSKQEAFRGIKKSLKIELTLDEIENLQGQKTFFKILDGDALHHYPFGKLFFLDKITQEESQRFYLHNIVPCGILDGQKITYPSKLALKFQEDFLDSKIQEAGSYRFAWVFPQRLQYRYIQEKAHLELSFELPKGSYATILLETLANQELSGESDV